In a genomic window of uncultured Flavobacterium sp.:
- a CDS encoding glycoside hydrolase family 5 protein: MKSNTKIFTIALLLMFCVSKAQFVKHHGQLSVSGTQLVDKDNNPVVLRGMSFGWHSMWPRFYNEKAVSWLKKDFNCNVVRAAMGIEIGEWAYLKEPQFSKEKIEAVVNGAIKSDIYVIIDWHSHNINLEEAKVFFGEMSKKYGKYPNIIYEVFNEPDYESWSEVKAYAEEVIKVIRANDPKNIILVGSPHWDQDVNLPAEDPIRGYDNIMYTMHFYAATHGKELRDRTDDAIKSGLPIFVSESAGMEASGDGPLNLKAWQEYIDWMESKKLSWITWSVSDKDETCSILKKSAKSEGKWKVEDLKESGIKVREFLRKYNTQE, translated from the coding sequence ATGAAATCAAATACCAAAATTTTTACAATTGCCTTACTCTTGATGTTTTGCGTTTCAAAAGCGCAATTTGTAAAACATCATGGGCAACTTAGCGTATCAGGAACTCAGTTAGTGGATAAGGATAATAATCCGGTTGTATTAAGAGGAATGAGTTTTGGCTGGCATAGTATGTGGCCAAGGTTTTATAATGAGAAAGCCGTTAGTTGGTTAAAAAAGGATTTTAATTGTAATGTCGTGCGAGCTGCGATGGGAATTGAAATAGGAGAATGGGCGTATTTGAAAGAGCCACAATTCTCAAAAGAAAAAATTGAAGCTGTAGTAAACGGAGCCATAAAATCTGATATATATGTAATTATAGATTGGCACAGTCACAATATTAATCTGGAAGAAGCCAAAGTTTTTTTTGGCGAAATGTCTAAGAAATATGGTAAATATCCCAACATAATCTACGAAGTTTTTAATGAACCTGATTATGAATCCTGGTCAGAAGTTAAGGCTTACGCCGAAGAAGTAATTAAAGTAATTCGAGCGAATGACCCTAAAAATATTATTTTGGTAGGATCGCCACATTGGGATCAGGATGTAAATCTTCCTGCCGAAGATCCAATTCGAGGATATGATAATATAATGTATACCATGCATTTTTATGCCGCAACACATGGAAAAGAATTAAGAGACAGAACCGATGATGCTATAAAAAGCGGTTTGCCAATTTTTGTTTCAGAGTCTGCAGGAATGGAAGCTTCCGGTGATGGACCATTAAACCTAAAAGCCTGGCAGGAATATATAGATTGGATGGAATCTAAAAAGCTAAGCTGGATAACCTGGTCAGTTTCTGATAAAGACGAGACATGTTCTATCTTGAAAAAATCTGCAAAATCAGAAGGAAAGTGGAAAGTAGAGGATTTGAAGGAATCCGGAATTAAAGTTCGTGAGTTTTTAAGAAAGTATAATACGCAAGAATAA
- a CDS encoding glycoside hydrolase family 27 protein translates to MKKAALLLFALSISGFGFSQGNTHTQKAGKFEGLAMTPPMGWNSWNTFETNIDEKLVKETADIMVSSGMAAAGYNYIVLDDGWMTRERDANGDLVPDPVKFPNGMKAVIDYVHSKGLKFGLYNCAGTQTCAGYPGTRGYEYQDARFYAKLGIDFLKYDWCNTQGITAKEAYTTMSNALKTAGKPIVFSLCEWGDNQPWEWGKPIGNLWRISGDIYPCFDCEFKHEEGNWSSWGFMKIIEMRKDIRKYSGPDHWNDFDMMEVGDGMTNTEDKAHFTMWSMMASPLIAGNDFRKMSKETLAILTNKELIAVNQDKLGVQGFKYSAEDGLEVWVKPLSDGNWAITFLNRSEVAKKVNFDWKKHTIKDADFGFEADFNKTTFKLKDLWKNKEIGNTKKNFIADIASHDVITLRLIP, encoded by the coding sequence ATGAAAAAAGCAGCACTACTATTGTTTGCATTAAGTATATCAGGTTTCGGCTTTAGCCAAGGAAATACGCACACACAAAAAGCAGGTAAATTTGAAGGTCTTGCCATGACGCCGCCAATGGGTTGGAATTCATGGAATACATTTGAAACCAATATCGATGAAAAATTGGTAAAAGAAACCGCAGATATTATGGTTTCATCAGGAATGGCGGCTGCGGGTTACAATTATATTGTACTGGATGATGGCTGGATGACAAGAGAACGTGATGCAAATGGTGATTTAGTTCCGGATCCGGTTAAATTTCCTAACGGAATGAAAGCTGTTATAGATTATGTACACAGTAAAGGTCTAAAATTTGGTTTGTACAATTGTGCCGGAACCCAAACTTGTGCCGGTTATCCGGGAACACGCGGTTATGAGTATCAGGATGCAAGATTTTATGCCAAATTGGGTATTGATTTCTTAAAATACGATTGGTGTAATACACAAGGAATTACTGCCAAAGAAGCTTATACAACAATGAGTAATGCACTTAAAACAGCAGGAAAACCAATCGTTTTCAGTCTTTGCGAATGGGGTGATAATCAGCCTTGGGAATGGGGAAAACCAATTGGGAATTTATGGAGAATTTCAGGAGATATTTATCCTTGTTTTGATTGTGAGTTCAAACACGAAGAAGGAAATTGGTCTTCTTGGGGATTTATGAAAATTATCGAAATGCGTAAAGATATCCGCAAATATTCCGGTCCTGATCATTGGAATGATTTTGATATGATGGAAGTTGGCGATGGAATGACAAATACCGAAGATAAAGCACATTTTACGATGTGGTCAATGATGGCGTCTCCATTAATTGCAGGAAATGATTTTAGAAAAATGTCAAAAGAAACCTTGGCAATTTTAACTAATAAGGAATTAATAGCGGTTAATCAGGATAAACTAGGAGTTCAAGGTTTTAAATATTCTGCCGAAGATGGATTAGAAGTTTGGGTAAAACCTTTATCAGATGGAAATTGGGCTATTACTTTTTTAAATAGAAGTGAAGTTGCTAAGAAAGTCAATTTTGATTGGAAAAAACATACTATTAAAGATGCTGATTTTGGCTTTGAAGCCGATTTCAATAAAACAACCTTTAAATTAAAAGACCTTTGGAAGAATAAAGAAATTGGAAACACCAAAAAGAATTTTATTGCCGATATTGCTTCTCATGATGTTATTACGCTAAGATTAATTCCTTAA
- a CDS encoding T9SS type A sorting domain-containing protein has protein sequence MKNNYISNFGSVKRKFFLLSVFLLLMISAVQAQTITGYNPYCISSNPTYTIINPPASGTYDQVEWLSNDVGITFSGNPSPLTLSKVVIKSGNIISAPSAIYARFYLSGVLVAQTPNLNFITPTPPSTPNYSVTKTSDYCTTQYHIITLNVTPSPNPSPNTNYNIAPRIADASIVITQTSKNVFELKLPLNGESYFLYDLTSTTSSGGCLSNSVTVTAYGNSVPLNLTGCANNAPGTNYEFTASPNPYSNGYLTIVSSAITPAFTGTCKVFNNSGILMTTFPLLNSSTAIALKSTVGASLTAGLYVVQVTYANGIVKTKNLVVN, from the coding sequence ATGAAAAACAATTACATTTCGAATTTTGGTTCAGTAAAGAGAAAATTCTTTTTATTATCGGTTTTTCTACTTTTGATGATTTCGGCTGTACAAGCCCAGACAATTACTGGATATAATCCTTATTGTATCTCAAGTAATCCCACATATACTATTATAAATCCTCCCGCTTCAGGTACTTATGATCAGGTAGAATGGCTGTCAAATGACGTCGGAATAACTTTTTCAGGAAACCCTTCACCGTTGACACTTTCTAAAGTAGTTATAAAATCAGGAAATATAATTTCTGCTCCAAGTGCCATATACGCAAGGTTTTATTTGAGTGGAGTTTTGGTTGCACAAACACCTAATTTAAATTTTATTACACCAACACCACCAAGTACGCCTAATTATAGCGTGACAAAAACAAGTGATTATTGTACGACTCAATATCATATTATAACACTAAATGTTACGCCAAGTCCAAACCCAAGTCCTAATACTAATTATAATATTGCGCCTAGAATTGCAGATGCAAGCATTGTAATTACACAAACGTCTAAAAATGTATTCGAATTAAAATTACCGTTAAACGGAGAATCTTATTTTTTATATGACTTGACAAGTACAACATCTTCCGGAGGTTGTTTGTCAAATTCAGTAACGGTGACAGCTTATGGAAATTCAGTTCCTTTAAATTTAACAGGTTGTGCCAATAATGCTCCGGGAACAAACTATGAGTTTACAGCTTCGCCAAATCCGTATAGCAATGGATATTTAACCATAGTTTCGTCGGCAATTACTCCGGCTTTTACAGGAACATGTAAAGTATTTAATAATTCAGGTATTTTGATGACAACCTTTCCATTGTTGAATTCAAGTACAGCAATTGCGCTTAAATCTACAGTTGGAGCTTCGTTAACGGCGGGACTTTATGTGGTTCAGGTAACATATGCAAACGGAATCGTAAAAACGAAGAATCTGGTTGTGAATTAA
- a CDS encoding RagB/SusD family nutrient uptake outer membrane protein has translation MKNIIKRSGAIAMTLVLLMSSSCSQDFIDVPAEGTPTIGNYYDSDTKLDNATNGLYSLVWFNMNKSAFYGITDVISGNMYADIYNDFGKFTDLSFTNSQSFISDAWRSCYGAIANSNAYINSLPKNVGPNVTKEALNNAMGESHFIRAFSYFFLVRLWGNVPIIENNADYSLNYVIPSNPTEDVYKFIENDLKFAIANLRTKNRGSNYAANAHVSSGSAKALLAKVYLYEKKYELARALAQEVINSGEFKLLGGDELPTKSFADLWLQKNNNNEESIFAWQWTGAGGYFDGNFSNTLFAPENRLVETTYSGQIAPSQDLIKNVYEDGDKRRKETFMLPGDFYPNLTYAQNLDVDSPLILGYTFALQYEAQKSGAGLKKYVIGKENLPITGPFNPPFNGESSMNSYMMRYAELLLIHAEAILGSQSGSTSDPNALRSFNAVRRRAGVPEKVSISFDDIFKERRAELACEGDYYFDLGRLPFSQAKAILEAQNRGNREVEKHISISATNLLLPYPSDDLIKNPKLKEVVPYTFK, from the coding sequence ATGAAAAATATAATAAAAAGAAGCGGTGCAATTGCCATGACACTTGTATTACTAATGTCATCTTCTTGTTCTCAGGATTTCATCGATGTTCCTGCAGAAGGTACGCCTACTATTGGTAACTATTACGACTCAGATACAAAACTTGACAATGCTACAAACGGATTGTATAGTCTGGTTTGGTTTAATATGAATAAATCTGCTTTTTACGGTATTACAGATGTAATTTCCGGAAATATGTACGCGGATATCTATAATGACTTTGGGAAATTTACAGATTTGAGTTTTACAAATTCTCAGTCTTTTATTTCTGATGCTTGGAGATCTTGTTATGGTGCCATTGCAAATTCTAATGCTTACATTAATAGTTTACCTAAAAATGTTGGTCCAAATGTAACTAAAGAAGCATTGAACAATGCAATGGGAGAATCTCATTTTATTAGAGCTTTCTCTTATTTCTTCTTGGTAAGATTATGGGGAAATGTGCCAATTATTGAAAACAATGCCGATTATTCTTTGAATTATGTGATTCCAAGTAATCCAACTGAAGATGTATATAAATTCATTGAAAACGATTTGAAATTTGCAATTGCCAATTTAAGAACTAAAAACAGAGGTTCTAATTATGCTGCAAATGCACACGTATCAAGCGGTTCTGCAAAAGCACTTTTGGCTAAAGTATATTTATATGAGAAAAAATATGAATTGGCGAGAGCATTAGCGCAGGAAGTTATCAATAGCGGAGAATTTAAATTATTGGGTGGAGATGAATTGCCAACGAAATCTTTTGCTGATTTATGGTTGCAAAAAAATAATAACAACGAAGAGTCTATTTTTGCATGGCAATGGACTGGAGCGGGAGGTTATTTTGACGGAAACTTTTCGAATACATTATTTGCTCCTGAAAACAGATTGGTAGAAACTACTTATTCAGGTCAGATCGCGCCATCACAAGATTTGATTAAAAATGTTTATGAAGATGGTGATAAAAGAAGAAAAGAAACTTTTATGTTGCCTGGAGATTTTTATCCAAATCTAACTTATGCACAAAACCTTGATGTAGATTCTCCATTGATTTTAGGATATACATTTGCGCTACAATATGAAGCTCAGAAATCTGGTGCAGGTTTGAAAAAATATGTAATCGGAAAAGAAAATTTACCTATTACAGGACCATTTAATCCTCCGTTTAACGGCGAAAGCAGTATGAATAGTTATATGATGCGTTATGCAGAATTGTTGTTAATTCATGCCGAAGCAATTTTAGGATCACAATCAGGAAGTACTTCAGATCCAAATGCTTTAAGATCATTTAATGCAGTTCGCAGAAGAGCTGGTGTTCCTGAAAAAGTATCTATTTCTTTTGATGATATCTTTAAAGAAAGACGTGCAGAACTAGCTTGCGAAGGTGATTATTATTTTGATTTGGGACGTTTGCCTTTTAGTCAGGCTAAAGCTATTCTTGAAGCTCAAAACAGAGGAAATAGAGAAGTTGAAAAACATATTTCAATTTCTGCGACAAACCTTTTATTGCCTTATCCATCTGATGATTTGATTAAAAATCCAAAATTGAAAGAAGTAGTACCGTATACTTTTAAATAA
- a CDS encoding TonB-dependent receptor gives MKKLLTNFIHWNANHSVVPLILFLLLACNSITAQVKVSGTVADEKGLSIPGANITVVGQKTTASTDFDGKYTIDVPANATLVFTFIGFNPQKIAVDGKKIINVVLKSNVEDLKDVVVIGYGTQKRKDVNSAISSIGAKDIENLKVASFDQMMQGKAAGVVVNSNSGEPGSNVSVRIRGVSSLTGTNEPLYVIDGVPISGDARNSSTSGRNAQGNSNFSNNGNITQSPLALINPSDIESIDILKDASATAIYGSRGANGVVIVTTKSGKKGTGKLTFENSYSISNLPKKLHSMNLQQYAVHQNALADVYDPTSKRPEFAHPELLGKGTDWQDAIYQTGIMKSNQLSFSGGKEGINYYLSGGVLDQDGIVIESGFKRYNVRANIDARVNKFIKVGVNISGALTDEKLTLNGQFNGVVATSLLATPDVAVRELSGAFSGPPSGGNTSFVNPVATSLLGSNTLVRKNYSGNFYTSIDLFKGLEYRFEAGGYMYDNLGQRFDPMYSLGNAVKSYANLYYNPSSGNSWNLKNMLTYRNTIGKHNFTILAVQESNRAHWEGYTITAEGYKDNNDKSLAASDLPKAVTSGVYSGTQTLASYLGRVVYDFGDRYSVSAAVRTDGSSKFFTGNKWGVFSSASGSWKLSNEAFMEGTKKYVDNIKLRAGWGQTGNNQIGNNLYDSNLHLINSSMGTSYLPSNTPNQKLKWETQDQTNLGLDFTMFKSKLTASIDVYKKVSKNFLYQVPLPNYLSGGGDYEGGVNPPYFNLGSMHNKGIEFTVGYTEKFSDNFSWNSSLNITKYVNEVTNMAGLNIVKTMGTLAYNTVTVSRTQEGLPIGEFIGYEAVGIYRTDDDLTKYGYTDTTGNKVVLKDGTNSLKPNFQKGDVIYKDQNNDGVIDQNDLKAIGNPNPKFTYGFTNSFKYKNVDLSIFVQGTAGNKLMNLTRMSGTLNSNLGTNYLTEAGDFYSASNINGSLPRPSTYDNINNSVSTRFIEDGSYLRIQNVTLGYSLPSDLISQLKLSRLRIYASGQNLFTFTKYTGYDPEVGSYNQDALLSGVDNGRYPVPRQITFGFNVEF, from the coding sequence ATGAAAAAACTACTAACTAACTTTATTCATTGGAATGCTAACCACAGCGTTGTTCCTTTGATTTTATTTTTGTTGCTCGCCTGCAATTCTATTACTGCGCAGGTTAAAGTATCAGGAACTGTTGCCGATGAAAAAGGATTATCTATTCCTGGCGCAAATATTACAGTTGTTGGACAAAAAACAACTGCTTCTACTGATTTCGACGGAAAATATACAATTGATGTTCCTGCAAATGCGACTTTGGTTTTTACATTTATAGGTTTTAATCCTCAAAAAATAGCTGTTGACGGAAAAAAGATTATTAATGTCGTTTTAAAATCTAATGTTGAGGATTTAAAAGATGTTGTTGTAATTGGATACGGAACTCAAAAAAGAAAAGATGTAAACAGTGCTATTTCTAGTATTGGTGCAAAAGATATCGAGAATTTAAAGGTTGCTTCGTTTGACCAAATGATGCAGGGTAAAGCTGCGGGAGTTGTGGTAAATAGCAATTCTGGTGAGCCTGGAAGTAACGTTTCTGTTAGAATTAGAGGTGTTTCGTCTTTGACAGGTACAAATGAACCTTTGTATGTAATTGATGGTGTGCCAATTTCCGGTGATGCTCGTAACTCGTCTACATCTGGAAGAAATGCACAGGGGAATAGTAATTTTTCGAATAATGGTAATATTACACAAAGCCCTTTGGCACTTATTAATCCTAGTGATATTGAGTCTATCGATATTTTGAAAGATGCTTCTGCAACTGCTATTTACGGTTCTCGTGGAGCAAATGGAGTTGTAATTGTAACTACAAAATCTGGTAAAAAAGGAACTGGAAAATTAACTTTCGAAAATTCTTATTCGATAAGCAATTTGCCTAAAAAGCTACATTCTATGAATTTGCAACAATATGCAGTTCATCAAAATGCTTTGGCTGATGTTTATGATCCTACATCAAAACGTCCTGAATTTGCTCATCCTGAACTTTTAGGAAAAGGAACGGATTGGCAAGATGCGATTTATCAAACGGGAATTATGAAATCAAATCAGTTGTCGTTTTCAGGTGGTAAAGAAGGAATCAACTATTACCTTTCTGGAGGAGTTTTAGATCAGGATGGTATTGTAATCGAATCTGGATTTAAAAGATATAATGTTAGAGCAAATATTGATGCAAGAGTTAACAAATTCATAAAAGTTGGTGTTAATATTAGTGGCGCTCTTACAGACGAAAAATTGACATTAAATGGTCAGTTTAACGGAGTTGTTGCTACTTCTTTATTAGCCACTCCTGATGTTGCGGTAAGAGAATTATCGGGTGCTTTTTCAGGACCGCCTTCTGGAGGAAATACTTCATTTGTGAATCCGGTTGCGACTTCTTTATTAGGTTCTAATACTTTGGTTAGAAAAAACTATTCTGGAAATTTCTATACTTCAATTGATTTATTCAAAGGTTTAGAATATCGTTTTGAAGCTGGTGGATATATGTATGACAATTTAGGACAACGTTTTGATCCTATGTATTCTTTAGGAAATGCAGTAAAAAGTTATGCGAATTTGTATTACAATCCATCTTCTGGTAATTCATGGAACTTAAAAAACATGCTTACTTATAGAAATACGATTGGTAAACATAATTTCACAATCCTTGCCGTACAAGAATCAAACAGAGCACATTGGGAAGGTTATACAATAACTGCAGAAGGATATAAGGATAATAACGATAAATCTCTTGCAGCATCTGATTTGCCAAAAGCGGTAACTAGCGGTGTTTATTCCGGAACTCAAACTCTTGCTTCTTATTTAGGAAGGGTAGTTTATGATTTTGGTGATAGATATAGTGTTTCTGCTGCAGTAAGAACTGATGGATCTTCAAAATTTTTCACTGGAAACAAATGGGGAGTTTTTAGTTCTGCAAGTGGTTCTTGGAAACTTTCTAACGAGGCTTTCATGGAAGGAACTAAAAAATACGTTGACAATATTAAATTAAGAGCAGGTTGGGGACAAACAGGAAACAATCAGATTGGGAATAATTTATATGATTCAAACCTGCATTTGATTAACAGTTCTATGGGAACTTCTTATTTGCCATCAAATACACCGAATCAAAAGTTGAAATGGGAAACTCAGGATCAGACTAACTTAGGTCTTGATTTTACAATGTTTAAGTCTAAACTTACGGCTTCGATAGATGTGTACAAAAAAGTTTCTAAAAATTTCTTATATCAGGTTCCTTTGCCAAATTATCTTTCCGGAGGTGGTGATTATGAAGGTGGTGTAAATCCTCCTTATTTTAACCTTGGAAGTATGCATAATAAAGGTATCGAGTTTACAGTTGGTTATACAGAGAAATTCTCAGATAATTTTTCTTGGAATAGTAGTTTAAACATTACTAAATATGTAAATGAGGTTACAAATATGGCTGGATTAAATATTGTGAAAACAATGGGAACTCTTGCTTATAATACTGTAACGGTATCCAGAACTCAGGAAGGTTTGCCAATTGGTGAATTTATTGGATACGAAGCTGTAGGTATTTACAGAACTGACGATGATTTGACTAAATATGGTTATACCGATACTACAGGAAATAAAGTTGTCTTGAAAGATGGAACGAATTCGCTAAAGCCAAATTTCCAAAAAGGAGATGTAATTTATAAAGATCAAAATAACGATGGTGTTATTGATCAAAACGATTTGAAAGCGATTGGAAATCCAAACCCAAAATTTACTTATGGATTCACAAACAGCTTCAAATACAAAAATGTTGATTTGTCTATTTTCGTTCAGGGAACGGCAGGAAATAAGTTGATGAATTTAACTCGTATGTCAGGAACATTAAACAGTAATTTGGGAACTAATTATTTGACAGAAGCGGGAGATTTTTATTCAGCATCAAATATTAATGGTTCTTTACCAAGACCGTCAACTTATGATAATATCAATAATTCTGTATCAACACGTTTTATAGAAGACGGATCTTACTTAAGAATTCAAAACGTAACTCTTGGATATTCTTTACCGTCTGATTTGATTTCGCAACTAAAATTATCAAGATTGAGAATTTATGCTTCGGGACAAAACTTATTCACTTTTACAAAATACACAGGTTATGACCCTGAGGTAGGTTCTTACAACCAGGATGCGTTATTATCAGGAGTTGATAATGGTCGTTATCCGGTGCCTAGACAAATTACTTTTGGTTTTAATGTTGAATTTTAA
- a CDS encoding AraC family transcriptional regulator, protein MSSSKNFYREIAPLSSGDSFLVFDRVKDSFDFPVHYHPEFEINFILNGKGVKRVVGDNIEEIDNVELVLIGPNLYHGWELNKCTSKKIHEITIQFHNDLFHESLLSRRIMNPIRDMFNRSIHGILFSKKVAEELTPRLVRLSKLDGMDYFLEITSLLYDLANSRNQRLLSTYTVDYDTFDDYDKMKLVYEYVQKHFAEKITLEDVANVASMSIISFNRFIKKRTGKTFVNYINDIRIGYAARWLVEKDMSVSEVAFKSGFNNIANFNRSFKAIKNCTPSQYREDFSGLKRIL, encoded by the coding sequence ATGAGTAGTTCTAAAAATTTTTATAGAGAAATCGCTCCGTTATCAAGTGGAGATAGTTTTTTAGTGTTTGACAGAGTAAAAGATAGTTTTGATTTTCCTGTGCATTATCATCCGGAATTCGAGATCAATTTTATTTTAAATGGAAAAGGAGTAAAGCGTGTTGTTGGAGATAATATTGAAGAAATCGATAATGTCGAATTGGTTTTGATTGGTCCAAATTTATACCACGGTTGGGAATTAAATAAATGTACGAGTAAAAAAATCCATGAAATAACAATTCAGTTTCATAACGATTTATTTCATGAATCTTTATTGTCGAGACGTATTATGAATCCAATTCGGGATATGTTTAATCGATCGATTCACGGTATTTTATTTTCGAAAAAAGTAGCCGAAGAATTAACGCCAAGACTTGTAAGGCTTTCTAAACTAGACGGGATGGATTATTTTTTGGAAATCACTTCTTTATTATATGATTTGGCAAATTCCAGAAATCAACGTTTACTTTCGACTTATACGGTAGATTATGACACGTTTGATGATTATGATAAAATGAAGTTGGTTTATGAATATGTGCAGAAACATTTTGCTGAAAAAATCACTTTAGAAGATGTGGCAAATGTTGCAAGTATGTCTATTATTTCTTTTAACCGATTTATTAAAAAACGTACTGGGAAAACTTTTGTCAATTATATTAATGATATCCGAATTGGATATGCTGCGAGATGGCTTGTTGAGAAAGATATGAGTGTTTCTGAAGTGGCTTTTAAATCTGGCTTTAATAATATTGCAAACTTCAATCGTAGCTTTAAGGCTATAAAAAACTGTACTCCGAGCCAATATAGAGAAGATTTTTCTGGATTAAAACGTATTTTGTAG
- a CDS encoding glycosyl hydrolase has protein sequence MRKNIITLITAVFIGTSCSAKPISSNTNLSLSDKKATPETVSLYKKLVQLSQKGYLFGHQDDLAYGVNWKYEDGRSDVKDVVGDYPAVYGWDLAGLEKDSPNNIDGIPFTKMKQYIEESHERGGITTISWHFDNPATGKSAWDNVPNSLKTVLPRGENHQKFTVWLDKAANYLLSLKDKKGKNIPVLFRPYHELTGGWFWWGKGNCTPEEFKTLWKFTFDYLQKKGVHNLIYIYNTSSFKTQEDFLSNYPGYQYADVLSFDSYQNNDDKEGTKFIEEVQSQLKIINELGAKQHKLIAIAEAGYEAIPDPKWWTGTLDKAIGDYKISYVLLWRNHGWQEKEKKMHYYAPYSGQISEKDFIDFYKLNKTLFEKDIKKIKN, from the coding sequence ATGAGAAAAAACATAATAACACTAATCACAGCAGTATTTATAGGGACTTCTTGTTCTGCAAAGCCTATTAGTAGTAATACTAATTTGTCACTTTCAGATAAAAAAGCAACACCTGAGACTGTTTCATTATATAAAAAACTAGTCCAATTGAGCCAAAAAGGATATCTATTTGGACATCAGGATGATCTTGCTTACGGTGTAAATTGGAAATACGAAGATGGCCGAAGCGACGTAAAAGATGTCGTTGGAGATTATCCAGCCGTATATGGTTGGGATTTGGCAGGCTTAGAAAAAGACAGTCCGAATAATATCGACGGAATTCCATTTACAAAAATGAAACAATACATCGAAGAAAGCCACGAACGAGGCGGAATCACAACGATAAGCTGGCATTTTGATAATCCGGCAACTGGAAAAAGTGCTTGGGATAATGTTCCAAATTCACTTAAAACAGTTTTACCCAGAGGAGAAAATCATCAAAAATTCACCGTTTGGCTAGACAAAGCGGCCAATTATCTTTTATCCTTAAAAGATAAAAAAGGAAAAAATATTCCAGTTCTTTTTAGACCATATCACGAACTTACCGGAGGTTGGTTTTGGTGGGGAAAAGGAAATTGTACTCCAGAAGAATTCAAAACCTTATGGAAATTCACCTTTGATTATTTACAGAAAAAAGGAGTTCACAACTTAATTTACATTTATAACACAAGCAGTTTCAAGACACAAGAAGATTTTCTATCGAATTATCCTGGCTATCAATATGCCGATGTTTTAAGTTTTGATTCTTATCAGAATAATGATGATAAAGAAGGTACAAAGTTTATTGAAGAAGTTCAAAGCCAACTTAAAATTATAAATGAACTTGGCGCAAAACAACATAAATTAATAGCGATAGCCGAAGCAGGTTATGAAGCAATTCCAGATCCAAAATGGTGGACAGGAACTCTTGACAAAGCTATTGGCGACTATAAAATCTCTTACGTTTTATTGTGGAGAAACCACGGCTGGCAGGAAAAAGAAAAAAAGATGCATTATTATGCCCCATATTCCGGCCAGATAAGCGAGAAAGATTTTATCGATTTCTATAAACTGAATAAAACCTTATTTGAAAAAGACATTAAAAAAATTAAAAATTGA